Proteins encoded within one genomic window of Rhinolophus sinicus isolate RSC01 linkage group LG14, ASM3656204v1, whole genome shotgun sequence:
- the SHC1 gene encoding SHC-transforming protein 1 isoform X3 yields MPTPVGHSLPLGPAGSYRAPIAQDEDILDMNKLSGGGGRRTRVEGGQLGGEEWTRHGSFVNKPTRGWLHPNDRVMGPGVSYLVRYMGCVEVLQSMRALDFNTRTQVTREAISLVCEAVPGAKGATKRRKPCSRPLSSILGRSNLKFAGMPITLTVSTSSLNLMAADCKQIIANHHMQSISFASGGDPDTAEYVAYVAKDPVNQRACHILECPEGLAQDVISTIGQAFELRFKQYLRNPPKLVTPHDRMAGFDGSAWDEEEEEPPDHQYYNDFPGKEPPLGGVVDMRLREGAPPGAARPTPPSAQTPSHLGATLPVGQPVGGDPEGRKQMPPPPPCPAGRELFDDPSYVNVQNLDKARHAGAGAGHPSPAVNGSAPRDLFDMKPFEDALRVPPPPHSAAMAEQLRGEPWFHGKLSRREAEALLRLNGDFLVRESATTPGQYVLTGLQSGQPKHLLLVDPEGVVRTKDHRFESVSHLISYHMDNHLPIISAGSELCLQQPVERKP; encoded by the exons GACATGAACAAGCTGAGTGGCGGCGGCGGGCGCAGGACTCGGGTGGAAGGGGGCCAGCTGGGGGGCGAGGAGTGGACCCGCCACGGGAGCTTTGTCAATAAGCCCACGCGGGGCTGGCTGCACCCCAACGACAGAGTCATGGGACCCGGGGTTTCCTACTTGGTTCGG TACATGGGCTGTGTGGAGGTCCTGCAGTCGATGCGAGCCCTGGACTTCAACACCCGCACTCAGGTCACCAG GGAGGCCATCAGTCTGGTGTGTGAGGCTGTGCCAGGTGCTAAGGGGGCGACAAAAAGGAGAAAG CCCTGTAGCCGCCCGCTCAGTTCCATTCTGGGGAGGAGTAACCTGAAATTTGCTGGCATGCCAATCACTCTCACCGTTTCCACCAGCAGCCTCAACCTCATGGCCGCAGACTGCAAACAG ATCATTGCCAACCACCACATGCAATCTATCTCGTTTGCATCCGGCGGGGACCCG GACACAGCCGAGTATGTCGCCTATGTGGCCAAAGACCCAGTGAATCAAAGAG CCTGCCACATCCTGGAGTGTCCCGAAGGGCTTGCTCAGGACGTCATCAGCACCATTGGCCAGGCCTTCGAATTGCGCTTCAAACAGTACCTCAGGAACCCGCCCAAGCTGGTTACCCCCCATGACAG GATGGCCGGCTTTGATGGTTCAGCttgggatgaggaggaggaagagccgCCTGACCATCAGTACTATAACGATTTTCCGGGGAAGGAACCCCCTCTTGGGGGGGTGGTGGACATGAGGCTTCGGGAAGGAGCCCCCCCGGGGGCTGCGAGACCCACGCCGCCCAGTGCCCAGACCCCCAGCCACCTGGGAGCAACGCTG cctGTGGGGCAGCCTGTTGGGGGAGACCCAGAAGGCCGTAAGCAGATGCCACCTCCGCCACCCTGCCCAG CAGGCAGAGAGCTCTTCGATGACCCCTCGTATGTCAACGTCCAGAACCTGGACAAGGCCCGGCACGCTGGGGCTGGGGCCGGGCACCCCAGCCCTGCTGTCAATGGCAGTGCGCCCCGAGACCTCTTTGACATGA AGCCCTTTGAAGATGCCCTTCGGGTGCCGCCCCCTCCCCATTCTGCGGCCATGGCCGAGCAGCTGCGGGGGGAGCCCTGGTTCCATGGCAAGCTGAGCCGCCGGGAGGCCGAGGCGCTGCTGCGGCTCAATGGGGACTTCCTGGTGCGGGAGAGCGCTACCACGCCTGGCCAGTACGTGCTCACCGGCCTGCAGAGCGGGCAGCCCAAGCACCTGCTGCTGGTGGACCCTGAGGGTGTG GTTCGGACAAAGGATCACCGCTTTGAGAGTGTCAGTCACCTCATCAGCTACCACATGGACAATCACTTGCCCATCATCTCTGCGGGCAGCGAACTGTGTCTACAGCAACCCGTGGAGCGGAAACCGTGA
- the SHC1 gene encoding SHC-transforming protein 1 isoform X1, whose product MPLPGPLALTGRGAGLGSSLPLTPAMDLLPPKPKYNPLRNESLSSLEEGASESTPPEELPSPSASSLGPILPPLPADDSPTTLCSFFPRMSNLKLANPAGGRSGPKGEPGRVAEDGEGIVGAAVPDSGPLPLLQDMNKLSGGGGRRTRVEGGQLGGEEWTRHGSFVNKPTRGWLHPNDRVMGPGVSYLVRYMGCVEVLQSMRALDFNTRTQVTREAISLVCEAVPGAKGATKRRKPCSRPLSSILGRSNLKFAGMPITLTVSTSSLNLMAADCKQIIANHHMQSISFASGGDPDTAEYVAYVAKDPVNQRACHILECPEGLAQDVISTIGQAFELRFKQYLRNPPKLVTPHDRMAGFDGSAWDEEEEEPPDHQYYNDFPGKEPPLGGVVDMRLREGAPPGAARPTPPSAQTPSHLGATLPVGQPVGGDPEGRKQMPPPPPCPAGRELFDDPSYVNVQNLDKARHAGAGAGHPSPAVNGSAPRDLFDMKPFEDALRVPPPPHSAAMAEQLRGEPWFHGKLSRREAEALLRLNGDFLVRESATTPGQYVLTGLQSGQPKHLLLVDPEGVVRTKDHRFESVSHLISYHMDNHLPIISAGSELCLQQPVERKP is encoded by the exons ATGCCCCTGCCTGGCCCCCTTGCCCTGACCGGCAGGGGGGCCGGGCTGGGCAGCAGCCTCCCTCTCACTCCAGCCATGGATCTCCTGCCCCCCAAGCCCAAGTACAACCCACTTCGGAATGAGTCTCTGTCATCGCTGGAGGAGGGGGCTTCAGAGTCCACCCCACCAGAGGAGCTCCCCTCGCCGTCAGCCTCATCCCTGGGGCCCATCCTGCCACCTCTGCCTGCGGACGATAGTCCCACTACCCTGTGCTCCTTCTTCCCCCGGATGAGCAACCTGAAGCTGGCCAACCCGGCTGGGGGGCGCTCGGGGCCGAAGGGGGAGCCAGGCAGGGTGGCCGAGGATGGGGAGGGGATCGTAGGGGCAGCCGTGCCAGACTCAGGccctctgcctctcctccagGACATGAACAAGCTGAGTGGCGGCGGCGGGCGCAGGACTCGGGTGGAAGGGGGCCAGCTGGGGGGCGAGGAGTGGACCCGCCACGGGAGCTTTGTCAATAAGCCCACGCGGGGCTGGCTGCACCCCAACGACAGAGTCATGGGACCCGGGGTTTCCTACTTGGTTCGG TACATGGGCTGTGTGGAGGTCCTGCAGTCGATGCGAGCCCTGGACTTCAACACCCGCACTCAGGTCACCAG GGAGGCCATCAGTCTGGTGTGTGAGGCTGTGCCAGGTGCTAAGGGGGCGACAAAAAGGAGAAAG CCCTGTAGCCGCCCGCTCAGTTCCATTCTGGGGAGGAGTAACCTGAAATTTGCTGGCATGCCAATCACTCTCACCGTTTCCACCAGCAGCCTCAACCTCATGGCCGCAGACTGCAAACAG ATCATTGCCAACCACCACATGCAATCTATCTCGTTTGCATCCGGCGGGGACCCG GACACAGCCGAGTATGTCGCCTATGTGGCCAAAGACCCAGTGAATCAAAGAG CCTGCCACATCCTGGAGTGTCCCGAAGGGCTTGCTCAGGACGTCATCAGCACCATTGGCCAGGCCTTCGAATTGCGCTTCAAACAGTACCTCAGGAACCCGCCCAAGCTGGTTACCCCCCATGACAG GATGGCCGGCTTTGATGGTTCAGCttgggatgaggaggaggaagagccgCCTGACCATCAGTACTATAACGATTTTCCGGGGAAGGAACCCCCTCTTGGGGGGGTGGTGGACATGAGGCTTCGGGAAGGAGCCCCCCCGGGGGCTGCGAGACCCACGCCGCCCAGTGCCCAGACCCCCAGCCACCTGGGAGCAACGCTG cctGTGGGGCAGCCTGTTGGGGGAGACCCAGAAGGCCGTAAGCAGATGCCACCTCCGCCACCCTGCCCAG CAGGCAGAGAGCTCTTCGATGACCCCTCGTATGTCAACGTCCAGAACCTGGACAAGGCCCGGCACGCTGGGGCTGGGGCCGGGCACCCCAGCCCTGCTGTCAATGGCAGTGCGCCCCGAGACCTCTTTGACATGA AGCCCTTTGAAGATGCCCTTCGGGTGCCGCCCCCTCCCCATTCTGCGGCCATGGCCGAGCAGCTGCGGGGGGAGCCCTGGTTCCATGGCAAGCTGAGCCGCCGGGAGGCCGAGGCGCTGCTGCGGCTCAATGGGGACTTCCTGGTGCGGGAGAGCGCTACCACGCCTGGCCAGTACGTGCTCACCGGCCTGCAGAGCGGGCAGCCCAAGCACCTGCTGCTGGTGGACCCTGAGGGTGTG GTTCGGACAAAGGATCACCGCTTTGAGAGTGTCAGTCACCTCATCAGCTACCACATGGACAATCACTTGCCCATCATCTCTGCGGGCAGCGAACTGTGTCTACAGCAACCCGTGGAGCGGAAACCGTGA
- the SHC1 gene encoding SHC-transforming protein 1 isoform X5, producing MNKLSGGGGRRTRVEGGQLGGEEWTRHGSFVNKPTRGWLHPNDRVMGPGVSYLVRYMGCVEVLQSMRALDFNTRTQVTREAISLVCEAVPGAKGATKRRKPCSRPLSSILGRSNLKFAGMPITLTVSTSSLNLMAADCKQIIANHHMQSISFASGGDPDTAEYVAYVAKDPVNQRACHILECPEGLAQDVISTIGQAFELRFKQYLRNPPKLVTPHDRMAGFDGSAWDEEEEEPPDHQYYNDFPGKEPPLGGVVDMRLREGAPPGAARPTPPSAQTPSHLGATLPVGQPVGGDPEGRKQMPPPPPCPGRELFDDPSYVNVQNLDKARHAGAGAGHPSPAVNGSAPRDLFDMKPFEDALRVPPPPHSAAMAEQLRGEPWFHGKLSRREAEALLRLNGDFLVRESATTPGQYVLTGLQSGQPKHLLLVDPEGVVRTKDHRFESVSHLISYHMDNHLPIISAGSELCLQQPVERKP from the exons ATGAACAAGCTGAGTGGCGGCGGCGGGCGCAGGACTCGGGTGGAAGGGGGCCAGCTGGGGGGCGAGGAGTGGACCCGCCACGGGAGCTTTGTCAATAAGCCCACGCGGGGCTGGCTGCACCCCAACGACAGAGTCATGGGACCCGGGGTTTCCTACTTGGTTCGG TACATGGGCTGTGTGGAGGTCCTGCAGTCGATGCGAGCCCTGGACTTCAACACCCGCACTCAGGTCACCAG GGAGGCCATCAGTCTGGTGTGTGAGGCTGTGCCAGGTGCTAAGGGGGCGACAAAAAGGAGAAAG CCCTGTAGCCGCCCGCTCAGTTCCATTCTGGGGAGGAGTAACCTGAAATTTGCTGGCATGCCAATCACTCTCACCGTTTCCACCAGCAGCCTCAACCTCATGGCCGCAGACTGCAAACAG ATCATTGCCAACCACCACATGCAATCTATCTCGTTTGCATCCGGCGGGGACCCG GACACAGCCGAGTATGTCGCCTATGTGGCCAAAGACCCAGTGAATCAAAGAG CCTGCCACATCCTGGAGTGTCCCGAAGGGCTTGCTCAGGACGTCATCAGCACCATTGGCCAGGCCTTCGAATTGCGCTTCAAACAGTACCTCAGGAACCCGCCCAAGCTGGTTACCCCCCATGACAG GATGGCCGGCTTTGATGGTTCAGCttgggatgaggaggaggaagagccgCCTGACCATCAGTACTATAACGATTTTCCGGGGAAGGAACCCCCTCTTGGGGGGGTGGTGGACATGAGGCTTCGGGAAGGAGCCCCCCCGGGGGCTGCGAGACCCACGCCGCCCAGTGCCCAGACCCCCAGCCACCTGGGAGCAACGCTG cctGTGGGGCAGCCTGTTGGGGGAGACCCAGAAGGCCGTAAGCAGATGCCACCTCCGCCACCCTGCCCAG GCAGAGAGCTCTTCGATGACCCCTCGTATGTCAACGTCCAGAACCTGGACAAGGCCCGGCACGCTGGGGCTGGGGCCGGGCACCCCAGCCCTGCTGTCAATGGCAGTGCGCCCCGAGACCTCTTTGACATGA AGCCCTTTGAAGATGCCCTTCGGGTGCCGCCCCCTCCCCATTCTGCGGCCATGGCCGAGCAGCTGCGGGGGGAGCCCTGGTTCCATGGCAAGCTGAGCCGCCGGGAGGCCGAGGCGCTGCTGCGGCTCAATGGGGACTTCCTGGTGCGGGAGAGCGCTACCACGCCTGGCCAGTACGTGCTCACCGGCCTGCAGAGCGGGCAGCCCAAGCACCTGCTGCTGGTGGACCCTGAGGGTGTG GTTCGGACAAAGGATCACCGCTTTGAGAGTGTCAGTCACCTCATCAGCTACCACATGGACAATCACTTGCCCATCATCTCTGCGGGCAGCGAACTGTGTCTACAGCAACCCGTGGAGCGGAAACCGTGA
- the SHC1 gene encoding SHC-transforming protein 1 isoform X4 produces MNKLSGGGGRRTRVEGGQLGGEEWTRHGSFVNKPTRGWLHPNDRVMGPGVSYLVRYMGCVEVLQSMRALDFNTRTQVTREAISLVCEAVPGAKGATKRRKPCSRPLSSILGRSNLKFAGMPITLTVSTSSLNLMAADCKQIIANHHMQSISFASGGDPDTAEYVAYVAKDPVNQRACHILECPEGLAQDVISTIGQAFELRFKQYLRNPPKLVTPHDRMAGFDGSAWDEEEEEPPDHQYYNDFPGKEPPLGGVVDMRLREGAPPGAARPTPPSAQTPSHLGATLPVGQPVGGDPEGRKQMPPPPPCPAGRELFDDPSYVNVQNLDKARHAGAGAGHPSPAVNGSAPRDLFDMKPFEDALRVPPPPHSAAMAEQLRGEPWFHGKLSRREAEALLRLNGDFLVRESATTPGQYVLTGLQSGQPKHLLLVDPEGVVRTKDHRFESVSHLISYHMDNHLPIISAGSELCLQQPVERKP; encoded by the exons ATGAACAAGCTGAGTGGCGGCGGCGGGCGCAGGACTCGGGTGGAAGGGGGCCAGCTGGGGGGCGAGGAGTGGACCCGCCACGGGAGCTTTGTCAATAAGCCCACGCGGGGCTGGCTGCACCCCAACGACAGAGTCATGGGACCCGGGGTTTCCTACTTGGTTCGG TACATGGGCTGTGTGGAGGTCCTGCAGTCGATGCGAGCCCTGGACTTCAACACCCGCACTCAGGTCACCAG GGAGGCCATCAGTCTGGTGTGTGAGGCTGTGCCAGGTGCTAAGGGGGCGACAAAAAGGAGAAAG CCCTGTAGCCGCCCGCTCAGTTCCATTCTGGGGAGGAGTAACCTGAAATTTGCTGGCATGCCAATCACTCTCACCGTTTCCACCAGCAGCCTCAACCTCATGGCCGCAGACTGCAAACAG ATCATTGCCAACCACCACATGCAATCTATCTCGTTTGCATCCGGCGGGGACCCG GACACAGCCGAGTATGTCGCCTATGTGGCCAAAGACCCAGTGAATCAAAGAG CCTGCCACATCCTGGAGTGTCCCGAAGGGCTTGCTCAGGACGTCATCAGCACCATTGGCCAGGCCTTCGAATTGCGCTTCAAACAGTACCTCAGGAACCCGCCCAAGCTGGTTACCCCCCATGACAG GATGGCCGGCTTTGATGGTTCAGCttgggatgaggaggaggaagagccgCCTGACCATCAGTACTATAACGATTTTCCGGGGAAGGAACCCCCTCTTGGGGGGGTGGTGGACATGAGGCTTCGGGAAGGAGCCCCCCCGGGGGCTGCGAGACCCACGCCGCCCAGTGCCCAGACCCCCAGCCACCTGGGAGCAACGCTG cctGTGGGGCAGCCTGTTGGGGGAGACCCAGAAGGCCGTAAGCAGATGCCACCTCCGCCACCCTGCCCAG CAGGCAGAGAGCTCTTCGATGACCCCTCGTATGTCAACGTCCAGAACCTGGACAAGGCCCGGCACGCTGGGGCTGGGGCCGGGCACCCCAGCCCTGCTGTCAATGGCAGTGCGCCCCGAGACCTCTTTGACATGA AGCCCTTTGAAGATGCCCTTCGGGTGCCGCCCCCTCCCCATTCTGCGGCCATGGCCGAGCAGCTGCGGGGGGAGCCCTGGTTCCATGGCAAGCTGAGCCGCCGGGAGGCCGAGGCGCTGCTGCGGCTCAATGGGGACTTCCTGGTGCGGGAGAGCGCTACCACGCCTGGCCAGTACGTGCTCACCGGCCTGCAGAGCGGGCAGCCCAAGCACCTGCTGCTGGTGGACCCTGAGGGTGTG GTTCGGACAAAGGATCACCGCTTTGAGAGTGTCAGTCACCTCATCAGCTACCACATGGACAATCACTTGCCCATCATCTCTGCGGGCAGCGAACTGTGTCTACAGCAACCCGTGGAGCGGAAACCGTGA
- the SHC1 gene encoding SHC-transforming protein 1 isoform X2: MPLPGPLALTGRGAGLGSSLPLTPAMDLLPPKPKYNPLRNESLSSLEEGASESTPPEELPSPSASSLGPILPPLPADDSPTTLCSFFPRMSNLKLANPAGGRSGPKGEPGRVAEDGEGIVGAAVPDSGPLPLLQDMNKLSGGGGRRTRVEGGQLGGEEWTRHGSFVNKPTRGWLHPNDRVMGPGVSYLVRYMGCVEVLQSMRALDFNTRTQVTREAISLVCEAVPGAKGATKRRKPCSRPLSSILGRSNLKFAGMPITLTVSTSSLNLMAADCKQIIANHHMQSISFASGGDPDTAEYVAYVAKDPVNQRACHILECPEGLAQDVISTIGQAFELRFKQYLRNPPKLVTPHDRMAGFDGSAWDEEEEEPPDHQYYNDFPGKEPPLGGVVDMRLREGAPPGAARPTPPSAQTPSHLGATLPVGQPVGGDPEGRKQMPPPPPCPGRELFDDPSYVNVQNLDKARHAGAGAGHPSPAVNGSAPRDLFDMKPFEDALRVPPPPHSAAMAEQLRGEPWFHGKLSRREAEALLRLNGDFLVRESATTPGQYVLTGLQSGQPKHLLLVDPEGVVRTKDHRFESVSHLISYHMDNHLPIISAGSELCLQQPVERKP, from the exons ATGCCCCTGCCTGGCCCCCTTGCCCTGACCGGCAGGGGGGCCGGGCTGGGCAGCAGCCTCCCTCTCACTCCAGCCATGGATCTCCTGCCCCCCAAGCCCAAGTACAACCCACTTCGGAATGAGTCTCTGTCATCGCTGGAGGAGGGGGCTTCAGAGTCCACCCCACCAGAGGAGCTCCCCTCGCCGTCAGCCTCATCCCTGGGGCCCATCCTGCCACCTCTGCCTGCGGACGATAGTCCCACTACCCTGTGCTCCTTCTTCCCCCGGATGAGCAACCTGAAGCTGGCCAACCCGGCTGGGGGGCGCTCGGGGCCGAAGGGGGAGCCAGGCAGGGTGGCCGAGGATGGGGAGGGGATCGTAGGGGCAGCCGTGCCAGACTCAGGccctctgcctctcctccagGACATGAACAAGCTGAGTGGCGGCGGCGGGCGCAGGACTCGGGTGGAAGGGGGCCAGCTGGGGGGCGAGGAGTGGACCCGCCACGGGAGCTTTGTCAATAAGCCCACGCGGGGCTGGCTGCACCCCAACGACAGAGTCATGGGACCCGGGGTTTCCTACTTGGTTCGG TACATGGGCTGTGTGGAGGTCCTGCAGTCGATGCGAGCCCTGGACTTCAACACCCGCACTCAGGTCACCAG GGAGGCCATCAGTCTGGTGTGTGAGGCTGTGCCAGGTGCTAAGGGGGCGACAAAAAGGAGAAAG CCCTGTAGCCGCCCGCTCAGTTCCATTCTGGGGAGGAGTAACCTGAAATTTGCTGGCATGCCAATCACTCTCACCGTTTCCACCAGCAGCCTCAACCTCATGGCCGCAGACTGCAAACAG ATCATTGCCAACCACCACATGCAATCTATCTCGTTTGCATCCGGCGGGGACCCG GACACAGCCGAGTATGTCGCCTATGTGGCCAAAGACCCAGTGAATCAAAGAG CCTGCCACATCCTGGAGTGTCCCGAAGGGCTTGCTCAGGACGTCATCAGCACCATTGGCCAGGCCTTCGAATTGCGCTTCAAACAGTACCTCAGGAACCCGCCCAAGCTGGTTACCCCCCATGACAG GATGGCCGGCTTTGATGGTTCAGCttgggatgaggaggaggaagagccgCCTGACCATCAGTACTATAACGATTTTCCGGGGAAGGAACCCCCTCTTGGGGGGGTGGTGGACATGAGGCTTCGGGAAGGAGCCCCCCCGGGGGCTGCGAGACCCACGCCGCCCAGTGCCCAGACCCCCAGCCACCTGGGAGCAACGCTG cctGTGGGGCAGCCTGTTGGGGGAGACCCAGAAGGCCGTAAGCAGATGCCACCTCCGCCACCCTGCCCAG GCAGAGAGCTCTTCGATGACCCCTCGTATGTCAACGTCCAGAACCTGGACAAGGCCCGGCACGCTGGGGCTGGGGCCGGGCACCCCAGCCCTGCTGTCAATGGCAGTGCGCCCCGAGACCTCTTTGACATGA AGCCCTTTGAAGATGCCCTTCGGGTGCCGCCCCCTCCCCATTCTGCGGCCATGGCCGAGCAGCTGCGGGGGGAGCCCTGGTTCCATGGCAAGCTGAGCCGCCGGGAGGCCGAGGCGCTGCTGCGGCTCAATGGGGACTTCCTGGTGCGGGAGAGCGCTACCACGCCTGGCCAGTACGTGCTCACCGGCCTGCAGAGCGGGCAGCCCAAGCACCTGCTGCTGGTGGACCCTGAGGGTGTG GTTCGGACAAAGGATCACCGCTTTGAGAGTGTCAGTCACCTCATCAGCTACCACATGGACAATCACTTGCCCATCATCTCTGCGGGCAGCGAACTGTGTCTACAGCAACCCGTGGAGCGGAAACCGTGA